Proteins encoded within one genomic window of Amorphoplanes friuliensis DSM 7358:
- the menC gene encoding o-succinylbenzoate synthase, with protein MKLQGVELRRISMPLVSPFRTSFGTENSRDVLLVRVVTGDAEGWGECVAMTDPRYSSEYTEAAADVLRRYLIPALAAVPRLDAYAVGPALEQFKGHRMAKAALETAVLDAELRSQDRPLSRELGAVHDRVPCGVSVGIMSSIGELLDAVGGYLDAGYVRIKLKIEPGWDVEPVRAVRERYGDDVLLQVDANTAYTVGDARHLARLDPFGLLLIEQPLDEEDILGHAELARRISTPVCLDESITSARTAAAAITLGAAAIVNVKPGRVGGYLEARRIHDLCVAHGVPVWCGGMLETGLGRAANVALAALPGFTLPGDTSASDRYYRTDVTEPFVLEEGHLRVPTGAGLGVSPVPEILDEVTVSTEWIPLGSH; from the coding sequence ATGAAACTCCAGGGCGTCGAACTGCGCCGGATCAGCATGCCGCTGGTCTCGCCGTTCCGGACCTCGTTCGGGACGGAGAATTCCCGCGACGTGCTGCTCGTCCGCGTGGTCACCGGCGACGCCGAGGGCTGGGGCGAATGCGTGGCGATGACCGACCCGCGGTATTCGTCCGAGTACACCGAGGCGGCGGCCGACGTGCTCCGGCGCTACCTGATCCCGGCGCTCGCGGCGGTCCCGCGACTCGACGCGTACGCCGTCGGCCCGGCCCTGGAGCAGTTCAAGGGTCACCGGATGGCCAAGGCGGCGCTGGAGACGGCTGTGCTCGACGCCGAGCTGCGCTCCCAGGACCGCCCGCTGTCCCGCGAGCTCGGCGCCGTCCACGACCGCGTCCCGTGCGGTGTGTCGGTCGGCATCATGTCGTCGATCGGCGAGCTGCTCGACGCGGTCGGTGGTTATCTCGACGCCGGCTACGTGCGGATCAAGCTGAAGATCGAGCCCGGCTGGGACGTCGAGCCGGTCCGCGCGGTCCGCGAACGGTACGGCGACGACGTGCTGCTGCAGGTCGACGCGAACACCGCGTACACGGTGGGGGACGCCCGGCATCTCGCCCGGCTGGACCCGTTCGGGCTGCTGCTGATCGAACAGCCGCTGGACGAGGAGGACATCCTCGGGCACGCGGAGCTGGCCAGGCGCATCAGCACGCCGGTCTGCCTCGACGAGTCGATCACGTCGGCGCGTACGGCCGCCGCGGCCATCACGCTCGGGGCGGCGGCGATCGTCAACGTCAAGCCGGGGCGGGTCGGCGGATACCTGGAGGCGCGGCGGATCCACGACCTGTGCGTGGCTCACGGCGTACCGGTGTGGTGCGGGGGGATGCTCGAGACCGGTCTGGGGCGGGCCGCGAACGTCGCGCTGGCGGCGCTGCCGGGCTTCACCCTGCCCGGCGACACCTCGGCGTCCGACCGGTACTACCGCACCGACGTTACCGAGCCGTTCGTGCTGGAAGAGGGGCATCTGCGGGTGCCTACGGGGGCGGGGCTGGGCGTCTCTCCCGTACCGGAGATTTTGGATGAAGTGACCGTCTCGACCGAGTGGATCCCGCTGGGCTCGCACTGA
- a CDS encoding CBM96 family carbohydrate-binding protein — protein sequence MGIRKFGPAAATALLTAATATVVLTSGTPASAATATFTPTADTYVQSDTAATGYGTATQIVVDNSPVRRSFLRFTVSGVSGTVTAAKLRLRTISGNDGSPAGGTFRSMTSTTWSETGTTWNNQPAIDGTAVGAIGAVAADGWYELDVTSVVSGNGSFSFGATSANSDGAYYDSRESGADAPQLVLTTGTTPPSDDPVLVGAGDIANSGSGDTATAALLDGIAGTVYTTGDNVYNNGTAAEFTSYYAPTWGRHKARTKPSPGNHDYNTSGATGYYNYFGVASYYSYELGNWHVVALNSNIAMAAGSAQERWLRTDLAASAKPCTLAYWHHPLFTSSANHAPSTSTRPLYQALYDYNADVAVWGHNHVYERFAPMNANGAADPARGLRSFVAGMGGASHYTFGTIQPGSEARNADAYGLLKFTLHANSYDWQFVPVAGKTYSDTGTGACH from the coding sequence ATGGGCATTCGCAAGTTCGGGCCGGCCGCCGCCACGGCGCTGCTGACGGCCGCCACCGCAACCGTGGTGCTGACCTCGGGCACCCCCGCGTCAGCCGCCACGGCGACCTTCACCCCCACCGCCGACACCTACGTGCAGAGCGACACGGCAGCCACCGGTTACGGCACGGCCACGCAGATCGTGGTCGACAACTCCCCCGTACGCCGGAGCTTCCTGCGCTTCACGGTGAGCGGCGTCAGCGGCACCGTGACGGCGGCGAAGCTGCGGTTGCGCACGATCAGCGGCAACGACGGCAGCCCGGCCGGCGGCACGTTCCGATCCATGACGAGCACGACCTGGTCGGAGACCGGCACCACCTGGAACAACCAGCCCGCGATCGACGGCACCGCGGTCGGCGCGATCGGCGCGGTCGCGGCGGACGGCTGGTACGAGCTCGACGTCACGTCCGTGGTTTCGGGCAACGGCTCTTTCAGCTTCGGGGCGACCTCCGCCAACTCCGACGGCGCCTACTACGACTCGCGGGAGAGCGGCGCGGACGCCCCGCAGCTGGTCCTGACCACCGGCACGACTCCCCCGTCGGACGACCCGGTGCTGGTCGGTGCGGGTGACATCGCCAACTCGGGGTCCGGCGACACCGCCACGGCGGCGCTGCTCGACGGCATCGCGGGCACGGTCTACACCACCGGCGACAACGTCTACAACAACGGGACCGCGGCGGAGTTCACCAGCTATTACGCGCCGACCTGGGGGCGTCACAAGGCCCGCACCAAGCCGTCACCCGGCAACCACGACTACAACACCTCGGGTGCCACGGGCTACTACAACTACTTCGGCGTCGCGAGCTACTACTCCTACGAGCTCGGCAACTGGCACGTGGTGGCGCTGAACTCCAACATCGCCATGGCCGCCGGGTCGGCGCAGGAGCGGTGGCTGCGCACCGATCTGGCCGCTTCGGCCAAGCCGTGCACCCTCGCGTACTGGCACCACCCGCTCTTCACCTCCAGCGCGAACCACGCGCCGTCGACCTCGACCCGCCCGCTCTACCAGGCGCTCTACGACTACAACGCCGACGTTGCGGTGTGGGGGCACAACCACGTCTACGAGCGCTTCGCCCCGATGAACGCCAACGGGGCCGCGGACCCGGCGCGCGGCCTGCGGTCGTTCGTGGCGGGCATGGGCGGCGCGAGCCACTACACCTTCGGCACGATCCAGCCCGGCAGCGAGGCCCGCAACGCCGACGCCTACGGCCTGCTGAAGTTCACCCTCCACGCGAACAGCTACGACTGGCAGTTCGTCCCGGTGGCCGGCAAGACCTACAGCGACACCGGCACGGGCGCCTGTCACTGA
- a CDS encoding beta-galactosidase — METSHRWLRPTDPRAGRRLEFGADYNPEQWPRSVWDDDIRAMRVAGVTVVSLAIFSWARLEPSEGEYTFGWLDEVMDLLHAGGIAVDLATATASPPPWLTTKYPEILPVDRQGATVWPGGRQHWRPTSPIFREHALRLVRTMAGRYGGHPALTAWHISNELGCHNAYDYSDDAAAAFRTWLQNRYTGLDALNAAWGTAFWSQHYSEWAQILPPRQAATHPNPTQQLDFKRFSSDALKDYLRAERAVLRELTPEVPATTNFMVMDSTKALDYADWAAEVDFVANDHYVQRGPRPLDELSFSANLTGHLAGGRPWFLMEHSTSAVNWQPINVPKAPGALARDSLTHVAHGADAVCFFQWRQSVAGAEKYHSAMLPQAGEDSAVFRSVVQLGETLRRLAPLSGTPRSPARAAILFDWTSWWVAEQDSHPTDRLRYRQEALDWYSAFLDLGVRADVVPVATDLSGYDLVVAPVLHVVPAALAERLTAFVAGGGHLVTTYFSGIVDENDHLWAGGHPGAFRDLLGLRIEEFGPLPDDEPAELDNGSAGTLWADHPTVTGTDVTVLAAYRDGSPAVTRRTAGTGSAAYVGTRLGPDGLAPVLGELLSLAGVGSELPPELRGRVELAIRGDFRFLINRTAGPVELTGLAGEALHGSATLLEARGVTVLRVDPQ, encoded by the coding sequence GTGGAAACCTCTCATCGCTGGCTGCGCCCGACGGATCCGCGGGCCGGTCGCCGGCTCGAGTTCGGTGCGGACTACAACCCGGAGCAGTGGCCGAGGTCCGTGTGGGACGACGACATCCGGGCCATGCGGGTCGCGGGGGTCACCGTCGTCTCCCTCGCGATCTTCTCGTGGGCGCGGCTGGAGCCGTCCGAAGGGGAGTACACGTTCGGCTGGCTCGACGAGGTCATGGACCTGCTGCACGCGGGTGGCATCGCGGTCGACCTGGCCACGGCGACCGCGTCCCCGCCACCGTGGCTGACCACCAAATACCCGGAGATCCTGCCCGTCGACCGGCAGGGCGCGACGGTCTGGCCCGGCGGCCGCCAGCACTGGCGGCCCACCTCGCCCATCTTCCGGGAGCACGCGCTGCGGCTGGTCCGGACCATGGCCGGGCGCTACGGCGGTCACCCGGCCCTGACCGCCTGGCACATCTCCAACGAGCTCGGCTGCCACAACGCCTACGACTACTCCGACGACGCGGCCGCCGCCTTCCGCACCTGGCTGCAGAACCGGTACACCGGTCTCGACGCCCTCAACGCGGCCTGGGGCACAGCGTTCTGGTCGCAGCACTACAGCGAGTGGGCGCAGATCCTGCCGCCACGTCAGGCCGCCACCCATCCGAACCCGACCCAGCAGCTCGACTTCAAGCGTTTCTCGTCGGATGCGCTCAAGGACTACCTGCGCGCCGAGAGGGCGGTCCTGCGGGAGCTCACGCCCGAGGTGCCGGCCACGACCAACTTCATGGTCATGGACAGCACGAAGGCGCTGGACTACGCCGACTGGGCGGCGGAGGTCGACTTCGTCGCCAACGACCACTACGTGCAGCGGGGTCCGCGGCCGCTCGACGAGCTGTCGTTCTCGGCCAATCTGACCGGGCACCTCGCCGGCGGCCGCCCGTGGTTCCTGATGGAACACTCGACCAGCGCCGTGAACTGGCAGCCGATCAACGTGCCGAAAGCGCCCGGTGCGCTGGCCCGGGACTCGCTCACCCACGTCGCCCACGGCGCGGACGCGGTCTGCTTCTTCCAGTGGCGGCAGTCGGTCGCGGGCGCGGAGAAATACCACTCGGCGATGCTGCCGCAGGCGGGGGAGGACAGCGCGGTCTTCCGGTCGGTGGTCCAGCTCGGCGAGACGCTGCGCCGTCTCGCACCCCTGTCCGGTACGCCGCGGAGTCCCGCCCGCGCGGCGATCCTCTTCGACTGGACGTCCTGGTGGGTCGCCGAGCAGGACTCGCACCCGACCGACCGGTTGCGCTACCGCCAGGAGGCCCTCGACTGGTATTCCGCCTTTCTCGACCTCGGCGTGCGCGCGGACGTGGTGCCGGTCGCGACGGACCTGTCCGGTTACGACCTCGTGGTCGCGCCGGTGCTGCACGTCGTCCCGGCCGCTCTCGCCGAACGCCTGACCGCCTTTGTCGCCGGTGGCGGGCACCTGGTCACCACGTACTTCTCGGGCATCGTCGACGAGAACGACCACCTCTGGGCCGGCGGTCATCCGGGCGCGTTCCGTGACCTGCTCGGCCTGCGCATCGAGGAGTTCGGGCCGCTGCCGGACGACGAGCCGGCCGAGCTCGACAACGGCTCCGCCGGCACTCTGTGGGCGGATCACCCCACGGTCACGGGGACGGACGTCACGGTGCTGGCGGCGTACCGGGACGGGTCACCTGCTGTCACCCGCCGCACCGCCGGGACGGGCTCGGCCGCGTACGTGGGGACCCGGCTCGGTCCGGACGGCCTGGCGCCGGTGCTCGGTGAGTTGTTGTCGCTGGCCGGCGTGGGCAGTGAGCTGCCGCCGGAGCTGCGCGGCCGGGTGGAGCTGGCGATCCGCGGTGACTTCCGCTTCCTGATCAATCGCACCGCCGGGCCGGTCGAGCTGACCGGCCTGGCGGGCGAGGCACTCCACGGCTCGGCGACCCTCCTCGAAGCGAGAGGGGTCACCGTGCTGCGTGTCGATCCTCAGTGA
- a CDS encoding transglycosylase family protein → MAQNHQRFLRALGLMAAGAAGTVAMLGPATAAEAKSGVNWDAVAKCESGGNWKINTGNGYYGGLQFSRSTWKAYGGGKYASTANKASKAEQIRIAEKVLDGQGIGAWPTCGKKGKTKAKSSSSSAHSSARTSHYTVKPGDTLASIAAAKHVKGGWRALFKHNRSVLGGNPNVIVPGQRLAL, encoded by the coding sequence ATGGCACAGAATCACCAGCGGTTCCTGCGCGCCCTCGGCCTGATGGCGGCCGGCGCAGCGGGCACGGTCGCGATGCTCGGCCCGGCCACCGCGGCCGAGGCGAAGTCCGGTGTGAACTGGGATGCCGTCGCGAAGTGCGAGTCCGGCGGCAACTGGAAGATCAACACCGGCAACGGCTACTACGGTGGCCTGCAGTTCAGCCGCAGCACCTGGAAGGCGTACGGCGGCGGGAAGTACGCGAGCACGGCCAACAAGGCCAGCAAGGCGGAGCAGATCCGGATCGCCGAGAAGGTGCTGGACGGGCAGGGGATCGGCGCGTGGCCGACCTGCGGCAAGAAGGGCAAGACCAAGGCCAAGTCCTCGTCGTCGTCCGCGCATTCCTCGGCCCGGACTTCGCACTACACCGTGAAGCCGGGTGACACGCTCGCCTCGATCGCGGCGGCGAAGCACGTCAAGGGCGGCTGGCGGGCGCTCTTCAAGCACAACCGTTCCGTGCTCGGTGGCAACCCGAACGTCATCGTCCCGGGTCAGCGCCTGGCGCTCTGA
- a CDS encoding M20 family metallopeptidase: MDLVHRMSRRLPQLLADIEELVVCESPSSDFAALARSTDVVADLGKRHLGAAPERIATTDGRTHLRWRLGAGPARVLLLGHHDTVWPLGSLTTHPYAVTAGVLRGPGCVDMKAGLVLALHALAELGVPEGVTLLITCDEELGSPTSRELVETSAAGCAAALVLEAAAAGGALKTERKGVSRYRVRTHGRAAHAGLEPERGVNATVELAHQILALTALADVSRGTTVTPTLASSGTSENTVPAVAEVAVDVRVRDTAEQDRVDAAMHGLRPVLPGSRVEVLGGPNRPPLDASSSAALFARATAVAARLGLPAPGSAAVGGGSDGNFTAGIGTPTLDGLGAVGGGAHADDEHVLVDELPARAALIAGLIADVLAGEPS; encoded by the coding sequence ATGGATCTCGTGCACCGGATGTCCCGGCGGCTGCCGCAGCTGCTCGCCGACATCGAGGAGCTGGTCGTCTGCGAGTCGCCGTCCAGCGACTTCGCCGCCCTGGCCCGCAGCACCGACGTCGTCGCCGACCTGGGAAAACGTCACCTCGGCGCGGCGCCCGAGCGCATCGCGACGACCGACGGCCGCACCCACCTGCGCTGGCGGCTGGGTGCCGGGCCGGCCCGGGTGCTGCTGCTCGGGCATCACGACACGGTCTGGCCGCTGGGATCGCTGACCACCCATCCGTACGCCGTGACCGCCGGCGTCCTGCGCGGTCCCGGCTGCGTCGACATGAAGGCCGGGCTCGTGCTCGCGCTGCACGCCCTGGCCGAGCTCGGTGTACCGGAGGGCGTGACCCTGCTGATCACCTGCGACGAGGAGCTGGGGTCGCCGACCTCGCGCGAGCTGGTCGAGACCTCGGCCGCCGGTTGCGCGGCGGCCCTCGTCCTGGAGGCGGCCGCCGCCGGTGGAGCCCTCAAGACCGAGCGCAAAGGCGTTTCGAGATACCGGGTACGCACCCACGGCCGTGCCGCCCACGCGGGCCTCGAGCCGGAGCGCGGTGTCAACGCCACCGTCGAGCTGGCGCATCAGATTCTCGCCCTGACCGCCCTCGCGGACGTGTCCCGGGGCACCACCGTCACCCCGACGCTGGCTTCGAGCGGCACCTCGGAGAACACGGTGCCGGCCGTCGCCGAGGTCGCCGTGGACGTCCGCGTCCGCGACACCGCCGAGCAGGACCGGGTCGACGCCGCGATGCACGGCCTGCGCCCGGTCCTGCCCGGCTCCCGCGTCGAGGTGCTCGGCGGCCCGAACCGCCCGCCGCTGGACGCCTCGTCGTCCGCGGCCCTCTTCGCCCGGGCCACCGCGGTCGCCGCCCGGCTCGGCCTGCCCGCCCCGGGCAGCGCGGCGGTCGGTGGCGGCTCCGACGGCAACTTCACGGCCGGCATCGGTACGCCCACCCTCGACGGCCTCGGTGCCGTCGGCGGCGGCGCGCACGCGGACGACGAACACGTCCTGGTCGACGAGCTGCCCGCCCGGGCCGCCCTGATCGCCGGCCTGATCGCGGACGTCCTGGCCGGGGAGCCGTCTTGA
- a CDS encoding DUF6493 family protein, which translates to MSLDGETLDRPLRSGDAASVAALLLAATEAERTALADWVETSLKSMRREDWWKVEDTTAGAYALAIIGCLSSPTRAATLLCRRDIRDRWDRVPAAAFLELVRIRELPWLGDLAVRLAGKLTIDGAWQGGWAFVAGLLRESGTLPPATESVLRGWLNTLHDGGADLTPLLRDDPFLDALLPAVFTIDGLGSELNHGRWNKETGEWDNAPRFPAAIVDLIAEGRLARGPILDATVDRLTRGDKPGFLRAFVMLHDLLEPTVDELARHTVAYVQLLPHSGPVIAALAQRALRTLDEAGRLDAETLCEAGGLVLLRKEKNLAKAQLSILDKAAGRDPGRAGEVLETIAVAFGHPALDIQDRALALIAKHLPLLDDPGRDSRLTHLAEAATALGGDLPARAAQLFGAPEPEAAPQVVLPLPPPLPTAEMPPPITSAVELAEQLVALLHERTAVRWEHVLAGLVSLPAAGLPEVLQPVLDRYPDLFVQRYGAWQPRLVYLGEAIRSVIAPHDHGTFWPRMISMAETAGPADSPAVILVLRISELAVRITQTPVPMLVATPTHVNGSLDARVLLTRLQRAEAEGWEPWPIDFDQALLRVPRVTDPEVRAAADALTSPRGREFAAWLAAGGLPDPLSVRLEQLSGKGTRAMRSEELVARRVVAELYPDPTDRLGLETQLVALERSPNPDYSSGSAKTPDVDTMVLPHHREVIAAWSLPGLAGHADQDGRGGGELLPLLADCTGPIGPAMALALAYVFGARHQTDRTAAVDAFLALVPTDGAVAAAVGAELGDLCGDGTIKLNRVVTALTDAHRAGATAAVWEVLAAALPPLLPRAPRGLPDLLELAAQTAGALGVTAELDGLADVASGPGTTRLVKEAKRLHTVLSR; encoded by the coding sequence GTGAGCCTCGACGGCGAGACCCTCGACCGGCCGCTGCGCTCGGGCGACGCTGCCTCCGTGGCGGCGCTGCTGCTGGCCGCCACCGAGGCCGAGCGGACAGCGCTCGCCGACTGGGTGGAGACGAGCCTCAAGAGCATGCGGCGCGAGGACTGGTGGAAGGTCGAGGACACCACGGCCGGTGCGTACGCCCTTGCCATCATCGGCTGCCTGTCGTCGCCGACCCGCGCGGCCACTCTCCTGTGCCGGCGGGACATCCGCGACCGCTGGGACCGCGTCCCCGCCGCCGCCTTCCTCGAGCTCGTCCGGATCCGCGAGCTGCCGTGGCTGGGCGACCTGGCGGTCCGCCTGGCCGGGAAGCTCACCATCGACGGCGCGTGGCAGGGCGGCTGGGCGTTCGTCGCCGGTCTCCTCCGTGAGTCCGGCACACTGCCGCCGGCCACCGAGAGCGTGCTGCGCGGCTGGCTCAACACCCTTCACGACGGTGGAGCAGACCTGACTCCGCTCCTGCGCGACGACCCGTTCCTCGACGCGCTGCTGCCGGCGGTCTTCACCATCGACGGCCTCGGCTCGGAGCTCAACCACGGCCGCTGGAACAAGGAAACCGGCGAGTGGGACAACGCGCCCCGCTTTCCCGCTGCCATTGTCGACCTCATCGCCGAAGGCCGCCTGGCCCGCGGCCCGATCCTCGACGCGACGGTCGACCGCCTCACCCGCGGTGACAAACCGGGGTTCCTGCGCGCCTTCGTGATGCTTCATGATCTTCTCGAGCCCACGGTGGACGAGCTGGCCCGCCACACCGTCGCCTACGTCCAGCTCCTCCCGCACTCCGGGCCGGTGATCGCGGCGCTGGCTCAGCGCGCGTTGCGAACCCTCGACGAGGCCGGTCGCCTCGACGCCGAAACGCTGTGCGAGGCCGGCGGCCTGGTCCTGCTCCGCAAGGAGAAGAACCTCGCCAAGGCCCAGCTGTCGATCCTCGACAAGGCTGCCGGCCGTGACCCGGGCCGCGCCGGGGAGGTGCTCGAGACGATCGCCGTTGCCTTCGGACATCCGGCCCTCGACATCCAGGACCGGGCCCTCGCCCTGATCGCCAAGCACCTTCCTCTGCTCGACGACCCCGGCCGGGACTCTCGTCTCACGCACCTGGCCGAAGCGGCCACCGCACTCGGCGGGGATCTGCCGGCCCGTGCCGCACAACTGTTCGGCGCTCCGGAGCCCGAGGCCGCTCCGCAGGTCGTTCTCCCGCTGCCACCGCCGCTGCCGACCGCGGAGATGCCACCGCCGATCACCAGTGCCGTCGAGCTCGCCGAGCAGCTGGTGGCGCTGCTCCACGAGCGCACGGCAGTCCGCTGGGAGCATGTGCTGGCCGGACTCGTCTCGCTGCCCGCCGCCGGGCTCCCCGAGGTCCTGCAGCCGGTGCTCGACCGCTATCCGGACCTGTTCGTCCAGCGCTACGGGGCTTGGCAGCCCCGCCTGGTGTACCTCGGCGAGGCGATCCGTTCCGTCATCGCCCCGCACGACCACGGCACCTTCTGGCCGCGCATGATCTCCATGGCCGAGACGGCCGGGCCGGCCGATTCACCGGCCGTGATCCTGGTGCTGCGCATCTCCGAGCTGGCCGTCCGGATCACGCAGACACCGGTACCGATGCTGGTCGCCACCCCGACGCACGTCAACGGCAGCCTCGACGCCCGGGTGCTGCTCACCCGGCTCCAGCGTGCCGAGGCCGAGGGATGGGAGCCGTGGCCGATCGACTTCGACCAGGCTCTGCTGCGGGTGCCCCGGGTGACAGACCCGGAAGTGCGGGCCGCAGCGGATGCACTGACCTCGCCGCGAGGACGGGAATTCGCGGCCTGGCTGGCTGCCGGCGGCCTACCGGATCCGTTGAGCGTCCGCCTCGAGCAGCTGTCCGGCAAGGGGACCCGAGCGATGCGGTCGGAAGAGCTTGTAGCCCGGCGTGTCGTCGCCGAGCTCTACCCGGACCCCACCGACCGGCTCGGGCTGGAGACGCAGCTGGTTGCCCTCGAACGCTCCCCGAATCCCGACTACTCCAGCGGATCGGCGAAGACCCCGGACGTCGACACCATGGTGCTGCCCCACCACCGTGAGGTCATCGCGGCCTGGTCCCTGCCGGGCCTCGCCGGGCACGCCGACCAGGACGGCCGCGGCGGAGGCGAACTTCTGCCGTTGCTCGCCGACTGCACCGGCCCGATCGGACCGGCGATGGCTCTTGCCCTCGCGTACGTGTTCGGTGCCCGTCACCAGACCGACCGCACCGCTGCCGTGGACGCTTTCCTGGCCCTGGTGCCCACCGACGGCGCTGTCGCGGCGGCCGTCGGTGCCGAGCTCGGCGATCTCTGCGGCGACGGCACGATCAAGCTGAACCGCGTGGTCACCGCTCTGACCGACGCCCACCGCGCCGGCGCCACGGCCGCGGTCTGGGAGGTGCTCGCTGCCGCCCTCCCGCCGCTGCTGCCCCGGGCCCCTCGTGGCCTCCCGGACCTTCTCGAGCTGGCAGCACAGACCGCCGGCGCGCTGGGTGTCACCGCCGAGCTCGACGGGCTCGCCGACGTCGCCTCCGGCCCGGGAACCACCCGCCTGGTAAAGGAGGCGAAGCGCCTGCACACCGTCCTGTCCCGCTGA
- a CDS encoding SWIM zinc finger family protein: MVSAAYSYLGSSALTDGLTLQTSGGPAAHPRFFTGFLNDPGAAATGLLAVAEVARSRYFRPVSPASLDPVVTAGSDRLRFESFSGCCGVYARLDVLPAGIDGEITAHGTTNVDVNVPLQRALTRVGRADPLHLAVGPDDLTVTTFDGPLVERKVPLPSRWLRGFAEAQVLTSRFDPRAEVGIADARALLNRLPAGDRSVLWAVPAGRSLRLTSRPVPGAVCLPGAGRLVALKPFLRHATALRVYGPPVAAGAGPVASTWELSLPSLRLSLTLSPEPYRGFSGEGAVLEALAGDEVADDADLISALLSWDPAIDIDALATASGLGPQRVRAALTQLGTAGRVGYDVAEAGYFHRTLPYAADVVATMNPRLVGARALVDAGAVTATGEVAEVRSGDEIYHVRDTSCTCPWWGKHRGERGPCKHALAVRMVRAS, encoded by the coding sequence ATGGTTTCGGCGGCGTACTCCTACCTCGGGTCCTCGGCTCTCACCGACGGTCTGACCCTGCAGACCTCCGGTGGCCCGGCGGCGCATCCCCGCTTCTTCACGGGCTTCCTGAACGATCCCGGTGCGGCGGCGACCGGTCTGCTGGCGGTGGCCGAGGTCGCGCGCAGCCGCTACTTCCGCCCGGTCAGCCCGGCCAGCCTCGATCCGGTGGTGACCGCGGGGTCCGACCGTCTGCGGTTCGAGTCGTTCTCCGGCTGCTGCGGTGTCTACGCCCGCCTCGACGTGCTGCCCGCGGGCATCGACGGTGAGATCACCGCGCACGGCACCACCAATGTGGACGTCAACGTCCCGCTGCAGCGCGCGCTGACCCGTGTCGGCCGCGCCGATCCGCTGCACCTCGCGGTCGGCCCGGACGATCTGACCGTCACGACCTTCGACGGGCCGCTCGTCGAGCGCAAGGTGCCGCTGCCGTCGCGCTGGCTGCGCGGCTTCGCCGAGGCGCAGGTGCTGACGTCGCGGTTCGACCCGCGCGCCGAGGTCGGCATCGCCGACGCACGAGCCCTGCTCAACCGCCTGCCCGCCGGTGACCGTTCGGTGCTGTGGGCGGTGCCCGCCGGCCGCAGCCTGCGGCTCACTTCCCGGCCGGTGCCCGGGGCGGTCTGCCTGCCGGGCGCGGGACGCCTGGTCGCGCTCAAACCGTTCCTGCGCCACGCGACCGCCCTGCGCGTCTACGGTCCGCCGGTCGCCGCCGGTGCCGGTCCGGTCGCGAGCACCTGGGAGCTCAGCCTGCCGTCGCTGCGGCTCTCGCTGACCCTGTCGCCCGAGCCCTACCGGGGCTTCTCCGGTGAGGGTGCGGTCCTCGAGGCCCTGGCCGGTGACGAGGTCGCCGACGACGCCGATCTGATCAGCGCCCTGCTGTCCTGGGACCCGGCGATCGACATCGACGCGCTCGCCACCGCCTCCGGCCTCGGCCCGCAGCGGGTCAGGGCCGCTTTGACCCAGCTCGGCACGGCCGGCCGCGTCGGTTACGACGTCGCCGAAGCGGGCTACTTCCATCGCACGTTGCCTTACGCCGCCGACGTCGTCGCCACGATGAATCCCCGCCTGGTCGGCGCCCGTGCCCTCGTCGACGCCGGCGCGGTCACGGCCACCGGTGAGGTTGCCGAGGTCCGCAGCGGCGACGAGATCTACCACGTCCGCGACACGTCCTGCACGTGCCCGTGGTGGGGAAAACACCGCGGGGAGCGCGGGCCGTGCAAGCACGCTCTCGCCGTCCGTATGGTCCGCGCGTCGTGA